The following are from one region of the Roseobacter fucihabitans genome:
- the tnpB gene encoding IS66 family insertion sequence element accessory protein TnpB (TnpB, as the term is used for proteins encoded by IS66 family insertion elements, is considered an accessory protein, since TnpC, encoded by a neighboring gene, is a DDE family transposase.), translating into MFKDVISDVFYAGFVICGELIGAERRRFWHGDHKLEIVMSVGVGGASVTQVAQRHEIRRQQIYAWRQKPASGAVFAFRGRRGDRIKLLYWDGQGFCLCYKVLERCRFPWPSAQDGAVRMTSAQLAMLDRLAASGLGGLRLRVWGDFASVFALFIWCFGLLSGNQTPVETC; encoded by the coding sequence GTGTTTAAAGACGTCATTAGCGACGTCTTTTATGCGGGATTTGTGATTTGTGGTGAACTTATTGGGGCTGAGCGACGACGCTTCTGGCATGGTGATCACAAGCTCGAGATTGTCATGTCGGTTGGGGTTGGTGGGGCGAGCGTTACACAGGTGGCGCAGCGCCATGAGATAAGGCGACAACAAATTTACGCGTGGCGGCAGAAGCCTGCCAGTGGTGCCGTGTTTGCGTTCCGGGGGCGGCGTGGGGATCGGATCAAGCTGCTGTATTGGGATGGCCAGGGCTTTTGTCTCTGTTACAAGGTGCTGGAACGTTGCCGTTTCCCGTGGCCAAGCGCCCAAGACGGGGCTGTGCGGATGACGTCAGCGCAGCTCGCGATGCTCGATCGACTGGCGGCGTCTGGATTGGGGGGGCTCCGCCTGCGCGTGTGGGGTGATTTTGCGTCTGTATTTGCGTTATTTATATGGTGCTTTGGCCTGCTTTCTGGTAATCAGACGCCTGTCGAAACCTGCTGA
- a CDS encoding exopolysaccharide biosynthesis polyprenyl glycosylphosphotransferase, whose translation MDGHSITLNEAARNVALGLRRSALEPLWLLCVAVCIDVPVFALAFWFMLYGTVESALFQPLIAATWALFAAAVFVSSMVAIGAYRSAIMADRFGFVMRSFLCVIIPVLGLAGVAPMESFGAAVLAGALALGGAIIPTRMGARVIVGWVIETGLIARRAVIAGGGEEAARLIRGLGARQGNDIRVFGIFDDRDDTRSPTQVLGVPKIGGYEDLLAFVRASEVDLVIIALPFAAEQRIKWLLDEFRVLPVEVGISTYSKDYAFDRNAARGPYLERLRRSFSPECRLTKRLFDVFFAIFALVLLWPVLVCAALAVRLESAGPILFRQQRHGYNDRIIDVLKFRSMYADASDPKARQVVTRGDPRVTRVGRFLRRSSIDELPQLFNVLRGDLSLVGPRPHAIEAQSSQQERFTQIVDGYSARHRLPPGITGWAQINGWRGEIDNAQKLEARYKHDLFYIENWSLWLDLKILVLTPFSLLSSKGAY comes from the coding sequence GTGGATGGACATTCGATCACTTTGAATGAGGCGGCCCGCAACGTGGCCCTCGGCTTGCGGCGCAGCGCGCTTGAGCCTTTGTGGTTGTTATGTGTGGCCGTTTGTATTGATGTTCCAGTTTTCGCGCTGGCCTTCTGGTTCATGCTTTATGGCACCGTGGAAAGTGCATTATTTCAGCCCCTGATTGCGGCAACCTGGGCTTTGTTCGCAGCGGCGGTGTTTGTGTCGAGCATGGTGGCAATCGGTGCTTATCGAAGTGCGATCATGGCAGATCGTTTCGGGTTTGTTATGCGCAGTTTTTTGTGTGTGATCATTCCTGTATTGGGCCTCGCAGGTGTTGCCCCGATGGAGAGCTTTGGCGCAGCGGTGCTGGCCGGTGCATTGGCGCTTGGCGGGGCGATCATTCCGACGCGGATGGGCGCGCGGGTTATTGTCGGATGGGTGATCGAGACCGGGCTGATTGCACGGCGCGCGGTCATTGCTGGCGGCGGAGAGGAGGCTGCGCGCCTCATCCGGGGGTTGGGCGCACGGCAGGGGAATGATATTCGGGTGTTCGGGATTTTCGATGACCGCGATGATACGCGCTCACCGACACAGGTGCTGGGAGTACCCAAAATTGGCGGTTATGAGGATCTTCTTGCCTTTGTGCGCGCATCGGAGGTCGATTTAGTGATCATCGCGCTGCCCTTTGCTGCGGAACAGCGGATAAAATGGCTGCTGGATGAATTTCGCGTGTTGCCAGTAGAGGTCGGGATTTCCACCTATAGCAAGGATTATGCCTTTGATCGTAACGCTGCGCGCGGCCCTTACCTGGAGCGCCTGCGCCGAAGCTTTTCGCCGGAATGTCGCCTGACCAAGCGGCTTTTCGATGTGTTTTTCGCGATTTTCGCCTTGGTACTGCTGTGGCCCGTCTTGGTGTGTGCAGCCCTTGCGGTGCGCCTGGAAAGTGCTGGGCCGATCCTGTTCCGACAGCAACGCCATGGCTATAATGACCGGATTATCGATGTGTTGAAGTTTCGTTCGATGTATGCAGACGCATCGGACCCAAAGGCGCGGCAAGTGGTCACGCGAGGCGATCCACGGGTCACCCGGGTGGGCCGCTTTTTGCGCCGCAGCTCCATTGATGAACTGCCCCAGCTTTTCAATGTGTTGCGCGGAGATTTATCCCTGGTGGGGCCCAGACCCCACGCGATTGAGGCCCAATCCAGCCAGCAAGAGCGTTTTACCCAGATCGTCGACGGGTATTCTGCCCGGCACCGTCTGCCGCCGGGCATTACAGGATGGGCGCAGATCAATGGGTGGCGCGGAGAAATCGATAACGCGCAAAAGTTGGAGGCGCGCTACAAACATGATCTCTTTTACATCGAGAACTGGTCGCTTTGGCTCGATTTGAAAATTCTCGTCCTAACGCCGTTCAGTCTGTTGAGCAGCAAGGGTGCCTATTGA
- a CDS encoding aminotransferase class V-fold PLP-dependent enzyme, translating to MTPSLRAISPEIRSRFAHVDACPFEGPRVYFENAGGALTLNSVIETSGVFAAYPDNAAGRDNPAGAALRASIERGKADARVFLNAPDGQIFIGESGTEVLFRLVRTAALGAKSGGKMLGSTLEHPASRSAVARWAEVTQRPHILVPHDDATGTVGLDAYLPHITPDLRIATIVQTSPVTGISVDVGEITAAIRQVAPACFIIIDGIQHASHGQIDIAQYGADGYAVSPYKVFSRHGYGLGWASERLSACPKETVIGGSETSWEQGTRDAGSYATFSDVVAYFAWLGRHFTDSTDTRAQILAAGKAIQDHEHTLISALMHGTGNHRGLADIPGVMIIAGADNPRREGVISLTLEGMEAGALVGFLNTQGIRTHIRNNDHYCGNILSPLGLESCVRVSINHYNTEDEVSQFLQAMNAAALL from the coding sequence ATGACCCCGAGCCTAAGAGCGATCAGCCCCGAGATCAGAAGCCGATTTGCCCACGTGGACGCCTGCCCTTTTGAGGGACCACGCGTTTATTTCGAAAATGCCGGTGGGGCTTTGACGCTGAACAGCGTGATCGAGACCTCTGGCGTTTTTGCCGCATATCCGGATAATGCCGCGGGTCGCGATAACCCGGCCGGTGCCGCATTACGCGCCAGCATTGAGAGAGGCAAGGCAGACGCGCGGGTGTTCCTGAATGCGCCGGACGGCCAGATTTTCATCGGCGAAAGCGGGACGGAAGTGCTTTTCCGATTGGTGCGCACCGCAGCCCTTGGTGCAAAAAGCGGCGGTAAAATGCTCGGCAGCACATTGGAGCATCCTGCCTCTCGCAGCGCCGTGGCACGTTGGGCGGAAGTGACGCAACGCCCCCACATACTGGTCCCCCACGATGATGCCACGGGGACCGTCGGCCTTGACGCCTACCTGCCCCATATCACGCCAGATTTGCGGATCGCGACGATCGTGCAGACCTCACCGGTCACGGGGATTTCGGTGGATGTCGGCGAAATCACCGCCGCTATTCGACAGGTGGCCCCGGCGTGTTTCATCATCATTGACGGGATCCAGCATGCAAGCCACGGCCAGATCGACATCGCGCAATATGGCGCGGATGGGTATGCGGTTTCGCCCTATAAGGTGTTTTCACGCCACGGTTATGGGCTTGGGTGGGCGTCGGAGCGATTGAGCGCCTGTCCCAAGGAAACCGTCATCGGCGGCAGTGAAACCAGTTGGGAGCAAGGCACACGCGACGCCGGCAGCTATGCGACGTTTTCGGATGTGGTGGCCTATTTTGCATGGCTGGGTCGGCATTTCACCGACAGCACAGACACGCGTGCCCAGATCCTTGCCGCTGGTAAGGCGATTCAAGATCACGAGCACACCCTGATATCCGCGCTCATGCATGGCACAGGCAATCATCGGGGGTTGGCCGATATTCCCGGCGTCATGATCATCGCTGGTGCCGACAACCCGCGCCGTGAGGGCGTTATCTCCTTGACCCTGGAGGGCATGGAGGCTGGCGCTCTGGTCGGCTTTCTCAACACTCAAGGCATTCGCACGCATATTCGCAACAATGACCATTATTGCGGCAACATTCTGTCGCCGCTGGGGTTGGAGTCCTGTGTGCGCGTGTCCATCAACCACTATAATACCGAAGACGAAGTCAGCCAGTTCTTGCAAGCCATGAATGCGGCGGCCCTGCTCTAG
- a CDS encoding CaiB/BaiF CoA-transferase family protein produces MSAKSGPLKGVKVIELAHIMAGPVCGVMLADMGADVIKVEKPTGDDSRRFTPPEINGEAAAYMMMNRNKRGISLNLKAPDAVKILRQLLAEADVVVENYRTGTMEKLGLSYDELTKINPRLIYCEISGFGRTGPYAERGGFDLIAQGMSGLMSITGEGPGRPPVKVAAPISDINAGILGAMGVCAAYSNMLKTGQGQKVDTSLFEAAIVQTYWQSAIAFATGKTPEPLGSAHPLNAPYQAFRTSDGWINVGAANQSNWLRFLDVIKAPELDQDPRFNSNAERIRNLPALIEILNGYLCRDTTANWLAQMEAANLPAGPVNDILQMHSDPQTLARDMILEVDHPRAGRMRTLGHPVKFSQTPAGVETAAPLLGQHTREVLSEMGYTAAQIEGLIDAKAVVAQRSQG; encoded by the coding sequence ATGAGCGCAAAGAGCGGACCGCTGAAGGGCGTCAAGGTGATTGAACTTGCCCATATCATGGCCGGGCCGGTCTGTGGGGTGATGTTGGCGGATATGGGCGCGGATGTGATCAAGGTGGAGAAACCCACCGGCGATGACAGCCGCCGCTTTACCCCGCCCGAGATCAACGGCGAGGCCGCCGCCTATATGATGATGAACCGCAACAAGCGCGGCATATCGCTGAACCTCAAGGCCCCCGATGCGGTGAAAATTCTGCGCCAACTGCTGGCCGAGGCCGATGTGGTGGTTGAGAATTATCGTACAGGAACGATGGAAAAACTGGGGCTTTCCTATGATGAATTGACAAAAATCAACCCCCGGCTGATCTATTGTGAAATTTCCGGTTTCGGGCGCACGGGGCCTTATGCGGAACGCGGCGGGTTCGATCTGATTGCCCAAGGCATGTCGGGTCTCATGTCAATTACCGGTGAGGGGCCGGGCCGCCCGCCGGTCAAGGTCGCCGCGCCCATCTCCGACATCAACGCCGGTATTCTGGGTGCCATGGGGGTCTGTGCGGCCTATTCCAATATGCTCAAGACCGGGCAGGGGCAGAAGGTGGACACGTCGCTTTTTGAGGCCGCGATTGTGCAGACCTACTGGCAATCCGCCATCGCCTTTGCCACCGGCAAGACCCCGGAGCCGCTGGGCTCTGCGCATCCGCTCAACGCGCCCTATCAGGCGTTTCGCACAAGCGACGGGTGGATCAACGTGGGGGCGGCGAACCAAAGCAACTGGTTACGGTTTCTCGATGTGATCAAGGCCCCGGAACTGGATCAGGATCCGCGGTTCAACTCGAACGCCGAACGCATCCGCAACCTGCCTGCGTTGATCGAGATCCTGAATGGCTATCTGTGTCGCGACACGACTGCCAACTGGCTGGCGCAGATGGAAGCGGCGAACCTGCCTGCTGGGCCAGTGAATGATATACTGCAAATGCACAGTGATCCGCAGACCCTTGCGCGTGACATGATCCTGGAGGTCGATCACCCGCGCGCAGGTAGAATGCGAACCCTCGGCCATCCGGTGAAATTCAGCCAAACACCTGCCGGGGTCGAAACCGCCGCGCCGCTGCTTGGGCAGCACACACGGGAAGTTCTAAGTGAAATGGGATATACGGCCGCGCAAATTGAAGGCTTGATCGACGCAAAGGCCGTTGTTGCGCAGCGATCGCAGGGTTAA
- a CDS encoding enoyl-CoA hydratase/isomerase family protein, whose translation MNGEITDELRDGVLWITFQRPQARNALTFAMYERLAELCRGVPTGGSVRTVVISGAGGKAFAAGTDMTQFRAFDTPQDALDYEHQIDAVLNAVECCPVPTIAAINGACTGGGGSIAAACDLRIASASLKFGFPIARTLGNCLGAGNLARLSELIGAGRVRELIFTARLIEAAEALNIGLVSEVLPDETTLLLRATELAEQVGSMAPLTLRATKEAMRRNRTVAQVEDSDLILSCYMSDDFRIGMEAFLNKKKPVWTGK comes from the coding sequence ATGAATGGTGAAATCACGGATGAATTGCGCGATGGCGTATTGTGGATCACGTTTCAGCGGCCACAGGCGCGCAATGCGCTGACTTTCGCCATGTATGAACGGCTGGCAGAACTTTGTCGCGGCGTCCCGACAGGCGGGTCCGTGCGCACGGTGGTAATATCGGGCGCGGGCGGCAAGGCCTTTGCCGCCGGTACGGACATGACGCAGTTTCGCGCCTTTGACACGCCGCAGGACGCGCTGGATTACGAACACCAGATTGATGCGGTCTTAAACGCGGTTGAATGCTGCCCGGTGCCGACCATCGCGGCGATCAACGGGGCCTGTACCGGCGGCGGGGGCTCGATTGCGGCGGCCTGCGATCTCCGCATCGCCTCGGCCAGCCTCAAGTTCGGCTTTCCGATTGCGCGCACGCTGGGCAATTGTCTGGGGGCCGGAAATCTTGCGCGCCTGTCCGAATTGATCGGGGCGGGGCGCGTGCGCGAATTGATTTTTACCGCGCGGTTGATCGAGGCGGCGGAAGCGTTGAATATCGGGCTGGTCAGCGAAGTGCTCCCGGATGAAACCACGCTTCTGTTACGCGCCACTGAACTGGCCGAGCAGGTCGGGAGCATGGCCCCCCTGACGCTGCGCGCCACCAAGGAGGCGATGCGGCGTAATCGCACGGTCGCGCAGGTGGAGGATTCTGATCTGATCTTATCCTGCTACATGAGCGATGATTTTCGCATCGGGATGGAAGCCTTTCTGAACAAAAAGAAACCGGTCTGGACGGGCAAATGA